A single genomic interval of Arthrobacter sp. NicSoilB8 harbors:
- a CDS encoding sugar porter family MFS transporter has product MSLHTASSPASGSKHRGYLARLTVISTLGGLLFGYDTGVISGALLYMQDSLNMSPVEEATVVSALLFPGAAVGALSGGRLADKLGRRGTLLVCALLFLFGAIGCAIAPTVGFMVVARVILGLGVGAAAVTCPLYLAEMAPAHLRGRMVTINELMIVTGQMLAFAINALLDAVIHDSEVWRIMLGVASIPAIALLIGMYVLPESPRWFAIRDRFDESRRILDLSRSPEEADFEYKEIVESANIARNERSSAWRDLKNNPWMRRLLWVGIGLAAAQQATGINTVNYYAPTILERSGLGVSASLVATIAVGVTSVLMTVLGIWLLGFVGRRRMLVIGFSGVVGSQALLAVVFTLPQSDVVSYTILAAMMLFVAFVQCFIGTCVWLLLSEIFPMAIRGFAMGIAVFALWTVNAAISFLFPILVVALGSTGTFTVFVLVNIVSLIFVAKFVPETKGQSLEELEVHFRTGAIPVIVPPAAAGERAAAL; this is encoded by the coding sequence ATGTCGTTGCACACAGCAAGCTCGCCCGCATCGGGCTCCAAACATCGCGGATATCTCGCCCGTCTTACCGTCATCTCCACGCTCGGCGGCCTCCTGTTCGGCTATGACACCGGCGTCATCTCCGGTGCGCTGCTCTACATGCAGGACTCCCTGAACATGAGCCCCGTCGAAGAGGCCACGGTCGTCAGCGCGCTGCTGTTTCCCGGCGCCGCGGTCGGCGCGCTGAGCGGAGGCCGGCTCGCCGACAAGCTCGGACGGCGCGGCACGCTGCTCGTCTGTGCGCTCCTCTTCCTCTTCGGCGCAATCGGCTGCGCCATCGCGCCGACTGTGGGATTCATGGTCGTGGCCCGCGTCATCCTCGGCCTGGGCGTCGGCGCTGCCGCCGTGACGTGCCCCCTCTACCTCGCGGAAATGGCGCCGGCGCACCTGCGCGGACGCATGGTCACGATCAACGAACTGATGATCGTTACCGGACAGATGCTCGCTTTTGCCATCAACGCCCTCCTCGACGCCGTCATCCACGACTCGGAGGTCTGGCGCATCATGCTTGGCGTTGCCTCCATCCCCGCCATCGCGCTCCTGATCGGCATGTACGTCCTGCCCGAGTCGCCGCGCTGGTTCGCTATCCGTGACAGGTTTGACGAGAGCCGCCGCATCCTCGATCTCAGCCGCAGCCCGGAAGAGGCCGACTTCGAGTACAAGGAAATCGTCGAGTCTGCGAATATAGCCCGCAATGAGCGCTCCAGTGCCTGGCGCGATCTGAAGAACAACCCCTGGATGCGCCGCCTCCTCTGGGTCGGCATCGGGCTCGCCGCTGCCCAGCAGGCAACGGGCATCAACACCGTGAACTACTACGCCCCCACGATCCTCGAGCGCAGCGGTCTCGGCGTGAGCGCTTCCCTCGTGGCGACCATCGCCGTCGGTGTGACGTCGGTGCTGATGACCGTCCTGGGCATCTGGCTGCTGGGCTTCGTCGGACGCCGCCGCATGCTGGTCATTGGCTTCTCCGGGGTCGTGGGTTCGCAGGCACTCCTCGCCGTCGTCTTCACGCTCCCCCAGTCGGACGTCGTCAGCTACACCATCCTGGCTGCGATGATGCTATTCGTGGCCTTCGTGCAGTGCTTCATTGGAACCTGTGTGTGGCTGCTGCTTTCCGAAATCTTCCCGATGGCCATCCGCGGCTTCGCGATGGGCATTGCGGTGTTCGCCCTCTGGACCGTGAACGCGGCAATCTCCTTCCTGTTCCCGATCCTGGTGGTTGCCCTGGGTTCAACCGGCACGTTCACCGTGTTCGTGCTGGTCAACATCGTGTCCCTGATCTTCGTGGCGAAATTTGTCCCGGAGACAAAGGGCCAGTCCCTGGAAGAGTTGGAGGTGCACTTCCGCACCGGAGCGATACCCGTCATCGTGCCCCCGGCGGCGGCTGGCGAGAGGGCCGCGGCCCTGTAA
- a CDS encoding MFS transporter, with translation MTTTPAEGVGFRSQRGPVLIALMLSTGLVAIDATVVATAVPSIVHDIGGFTSFPWLFSAYLLAQAVSVPVYAKLSDIIGRKPIMLIGIGLFLFGSVLCGVAWSMPVLIAFRVVQGLGAGAVQPMAITIAGDIYTLAERAKVQGYLASVWAVSSVVGPTLGGVFATLGIWRGIFLINIPLCLVAGWMLLRSFHENIERVKHRVDYLGAGLLTVSLTLLILGALEGGQAWAWNSAISSAVFAGGAVLFVAFILVERRAAEPVLPPWVVSRRLLATTAMIAFGVGAVMLGLTSYVPTFLEGALSTSPILAGLALAALTIGWPISASQSGRLYLRIGFRNTALIGVTVTVIGTAALALTASSPSIGLVAASCFIVGLGLGLVATPTLIAAQSSVEWNERGVVTGTNLFARSIGSSIGVAVFGAIANAVYAGTPHGDTDPHTIVAASAAVFLAVMICAVLTVVAVIAMPATKPVKQAQAAARR, from the coding sequence GTGACCACAACGCCTGCCGAGGGAGTCGGCTTCCGGTCCCAACGCGGACCGGTGCTCATTGCCCTGATGCTCTCGACGGGTCTGGTGGCGATCGACGCGACGGTTGTGGCGACAGCGGTGCCTTCAATCGTCCATGACATCGGCGGGTTCACGTCGTTCCCGTGGCTATTCTCGGCCTACCTGCTGGCCCAGGCTGTTTCAGTACCGGTCTATGCGAAGCTTTCGGACATCATTGGCCGCAAGCCCATCATGCTCATCGGGATCGGCCTCTTCCTGTTCGGCTCCGTCCTCTGCGGAGTCGCCTGGAGCATGCCGGTCCTCATTGCGTTCCGCGTGGTGCAGGGCCTGGGCGCCGGAGCGGTCCAGCCCATGGCGATCACGATCGCCGGCGATATCTACACCCTGGCGGAGCGGGCAAAAGTGCAGGGCTACCTGGCGAGCGTGTGGGCAGTCTCCTCCGTCGTCGGCCCGACACTCGGCGGAGTGTTTGCCACACTCGGGATCTGGCGTGGCATCTTCCTCATAAATATCCCGCTGTGCCTGGTGGCAGGCTGGATGCTGCTCCGGTCGTTCCACGAGAATATCGAGCGCGTCAAGCACCGGGTCGACTATCTGGGGGCGGGGCTGCTCACGGTCTCGCTCACCCTGCTCATTCTGGGCGCCCTCGAGGGCGGCCAGGCCTGGGCCTGGAACTCCGCCATCAGCAGCGCAGTGTTCGCCGGCGGCGCCGTCCTGTTCGTCGCGTTCATCCTCGTCGAGCGGCGGGCGGCGGAGCCGGTCCTGCCGCCGTGGGTTGTGTCCCGGCGGCTGCTGGCGACGACGGCGATGATCGCCTTCGGCGTGGGAGCCGTCATGCTTGGCCTCACCTCTTACGTTCCCACGTTCCTCGAAGGAGCCCTGTCGACCTCCCCGATCCTGGCCGGGCTCGCCCTGGCGGCGCTGACCATCGGCTGGCCGATCAGCGCGTCCCAATCGGGCCGCCTGTACCTTCGGATCGGGTTCCGGAACACCGCCCTGATCGGCGTCACAGTCACCGTCATCGGCACGGCAGCACTTGCCCTGACGGCCTCCTCGCCCAGCATTGGGTTGGTGGCGGCCAGTTGTTTCATCGTCGGACTCGGTCTCGGGCTCGTTGCGACCCCGACCCTCATCGCCGCCCAGTCGAGTGTCGAATGGAATGAGCGTGGCGTCGTCACCGGCACCAACCTTTTCGCGCGATCGATCGGCAGCTCCATCGGCGTCGCCGTTTTCGGGGCGATCGCGAACGCCGTCTACGCCGGCACCCCGCACGGCGACACGGACCCCCACACCATCGTTGCTGCCTCCGCCGCCGTGTTCCTGGCCGTCATGATCTGTGCCGTACTTACTGTCGTCGCCGTCATCGCGATGCCGGCCACAAAACCCGTCAAACAGGCCCAGGCCGCCGCGCGGCGGTGA
- a CDS encoding cytochrome P450, with translation MTEASIWEQILDFSNRANPYPFYDELRRTPVTRLPDGSYLVSTYAEIAALLHDPRVSSDISRNPAAAAAGAAAVGDDGDGPGMSPTFLSMDPPDHDKFRRITMRHFGPPATPGRVAGMEARMAEIVTDLVDTMAAHPRIDVVDDLAYPLPVTVICELLGVPPGDEQRFRVWVEVALQSTDPGLDPETQQKKRAEAGRELRAFMEELVEAHRRSPGPDLLSAMVTDDGPEGRMPDEQLVSTGLLLLIAGHETTVNLISNGALTLLRHPAELQRLRNDPDLAIPMVEELLRYEPPVHFVPFRTALDDIDIAGTTIPAGASLTLLLASGNRDPAHVTDPDLFIPDRRNNQHLGFGGGIHLCFGAPLARLEAQIALTAFATRLENPRLVSDPPPYRPSPFLRGPAHLLIDIDGVAPHQ, from the coding sequence ATGACAGAGGCCAGCATCTGGGAGCAGATCCTTGACTTCTCCAACCGGGCTAACCCCTACCCGTTTTACGACGAGCTCCGCAGGACCCCCGTGACACGGCTTCCGGACGGAAGCTACCTCGTAAGCACCTACGCGGAGATCGCCGCCCTGCTGCACGACCCGAGGGTCAGTTCCGACATCAGCCGCAACCCGGCTGCTGCTGCTGCGGGCGCCGCTGCCGTCGGCGACGACGGGGACGGCCCGGGTATGTCTCCGACTTTCCTCAGCATGGACCCGCCTGATCACGACAAGTTTCGACGGATCACCATGCGCCACTTCGGACCGCCTGCGACGCCGGGCAGGGTCGCAGGGATGGAGGCGAGGATGGCGGAAATTGTCACGGACTTGGTCGACACCATGGCGGCCCACCCGCGGATCGACGTCGTCGATGATCTGGCGTATCCGCTGCCCGTCACGGTGATCTGCGAGCTGCTGGGGGTGCCTCCGGGCGACGAACAGCGTTTCCGGGTCTGGGTGGAGGTAGCCCTGCAATCCACGGATCCCGGGCTCGATCCCGAAACACAGCAGAAGAAGAGGGCCGAGGCCGGCAGGGAACTGCGCGCCTTCATGGAGGAACTGGTTGAAGCCCACCGGCGGTCGCCGGGCCCGGACCTGCTCTCGGCGATGGTCACCGATGACGGTCCGGAAGGCCGAATGCCGGACGAACAACTGGTGAGCACCGGGCTTCTTCTGCTCATCGCCGGACATGAAACCACCGTGAACCTCATCTCCAACGGCGCACTGACGTTGCTCCGCCACCCGGCCGAACTCCAGCGGCTACGCAACGACCCCGACCTCGCCATCCCGATGGTCGAGGAATTGCTACGCTACGAGCCGCCAGTACATTTCGTCCCTTTCCGCACAGCACTCGACGACATCGACATCGCCGGCACCACCATCCCCGCTGGCGCCTCCCTCACTCTGCTCCTGGCCTCGGGGAACCGCGACCCCGCCCACGTCACCGACCCCGACCTCTTCATCCCGGACCGGCGCAACAACCAACACCTCGGCTTTGGCGGCGGCATCCACCTCTGCTTCGGCGCACCCCTGGCCCGGCTCGAAGCCCAGATCGCCCTCACCGCGTTCGCCACCAGACTGGAGAACCCGCGGCTGGTCTCCGACCCGCCCCCGTACCGGCCGAGCCCGTTCCTTCGCGGCCCCGCACATCTCCTGATCGACATCGACGGCGTCGCCCCTCATCAGTAG
- a CDS encoding Gfo/Idh/MocA family oxidoreductase, whose translation MTAIRSLPASRVPDSRDAPPLRWGIMGPGWIAERFTESVQAHTSQVIAAIGSRSLDRSEAFAGRHGIPAAFGSYEELAAADVDIIYVATPHNFHYKAALMALDAGKHVLIEKPIGISREQAAGIASRAAGAGLFAAEAMWTFFLPKFDVIRQVLDAGMLGDVTTVFAEYGEHFDRSHRIFDPALAGGPLLDLGTYPLALITSILGEPDRLLALGEPHESGVNAQLSAVMSFAGGRQAMMNTQLHNFTPTSATIVGTEASLTIDGPFNMPGCFTIRFPDGTLLAYEEPAGTHFDGLHYEAAAVARAIAAGELEVPQRPLAESIRTMAVADAIRNQLGIGFPGE comes from the coding sequence ATGACCGCGATTCGTTCGCTCCCAGCGTCCAGGGTGCCGGACTCCCGCGACGCACCTCCGCTCCGGTGGGGGATCATGGGGCCGGGCTGGATTGCGGAACGCTTCACGGAGTCCGTCCAAGCGCACACCTCGCAGGTGATTGCCGCGATCGGATCCCGGTCGCTGGACCGTTCCGAAGCGTTTGCCGGTCGCCACGGCATCCCTGCAGCCTTCGGCAGCTATGAGGAGCTGGCGGCCGCCGACGTCGACATCATCTACGTCGCCACCCCGCACAACTTCCACTACAAGGCTGCCCTCATGGCGCTGGACGCCGGCAAGCACGTCCTCATCGAGAAGCCGATCGGCATCAGCCGCGAACAGGCGGCCGGCATCGCCAGCCGGGCAGCCGGGGCGGGTCTGTTCGCCGCCGAGGCCATGTGGACATTCTTCCTGCCCAAGTTCGACGTCATCCGTCAAGTGCTCGACGCTGGAATGCTCGGGGACGTCACGACCGTCTTCGCCGAATACGGTGAGCACTTTGACCGCAGCCACCGGATCTTCGACCCGGCCCTGGCAGGCGGCCCGCTGCTGGACCTGGGGACCTATCCGCTCGCGCTGATCACCTCCATCCTCGGCGAACCGGACCGCCTCCTGGCGCTCGGTGAACCGCACGAATCCGGAGTCAACGCCCAGCTTTCGGCGGTGATGTCCTTTGCTGGCGGGCGCCAGGCGATGATGAACACCCAATTGCACAATTTCACGCCAACCTCGGCCACCATCGTGGGCACGGAGGCTTCATTGACCATTGACGGGCCTTTCAACATGCCCGGCTGCTTCACTATCCGTTTCCCGGACGGCACCCTGCTGGCCTATGAAGAGCCGGCCGGCACGCATTTTGACGGCCTGCATTACGAGGCTGCCGCCGTCGCCCGCGCCATTGCGGCAGGGGAGCTGGAAGTCCCGCAGCGCCCGCTCGCCGAATCCATCCGGACCATGGCCGTCGCCGACGCCATCAGGAACCAGCTGGGAATCGGGTTCCCCGGCGAATAA
- a CDS encoding FAD-dependent oxidoreductase, translating to MRILVDLTKCQGYAQCAFLAPDVFTIQGDEALTYDPHPDGAHLQRVRRAAAACPVQAIRLEEPDGQDGWPHPATRPATAAPVEDSGGTFRRTGRIVIVGASMAGLRAAERLREEGFTGSLTLVGQEPHEPYDRPPLSKQVLSGSAPLEDTSLPRRRDIRATWRLGMAATGLDLAAKQLHLADGSRIGFDKLLITTGLRARPWPNPGEAALAGVMTLRTREDAATLRQHLARRPRRVLVIGAGFIGCEVASVCRELDLPVTVAEAGPAPLVAALGGVIGAVAGELQTDNGVDLRCGVRVLSLEGDATGQLCRAVLSDGTTLQVDVAVAALGSVRNVEWLADSGLACGVWGVACDAGCRAFDANGLVTDDVFVAGDIARAPQPMYGYQYLAVEHWGNAISQAEVAAHNMVSGETERWPHLEVPKFWSVQFGTEIKSVGVPSVADEVAIVQGSVDTKRFLAVYGYKGRIVAAVAFNQNKWLDFYEPLIEQAAPFPPAFRHVDESVQARPEPAGFKPAVSPTQDATVVVTGHDPNERRARLTNTAAGETPSRRPAESTPRLKEASP from the coding sequence ATGAGGATCCTCGTCGATCTCACCAAATGCCAGGGCTATGCCCAGTGTGCCTTTCTCGCCCCGGACGTGTTCACGATTCAGGGGGACGAGGCACTGACCTACGATCCGCACCCTGACGGGGCGCATCTGCAGAGGGTTCGGCGGGCCGCCGCGGCGTGTCCGGTTCAGGCCATCCGGCTTGAAGAACCGGACGGGCAGGACGGGTGGCCGCATCCGGCCACACGACCGGCGACGGCTGCTCCGGTCGAAGACAGCGGGGGCACTTTTAGGAGAACTGGACGGATCGTCATCGTGGGGGCATCGATGGCGGGGCTGCGCGCGGCGGAGCGGTTGCGCGAGGAAGGTTTCACCGGATCGCTGACCCTGGTCGGCCAGGAACCGCACGAGCCCTACGACCGTCCTCCGCTGTCCAAGCAGGTCCTGTCCGGGTCGGCGCCCCTGGAAGACACCTCACTGCCACGCCGCCGGGACATCCGCGCCACTTGGCGGCTGGGCATGGCGGCGACCGGGCTGGATCTGGCTGCGAAGCAGCTCCACCTCGCCGACGGCAGCCGGATTGGATTCGACAAACTGTTGATCACCACCGGCCTGCGGGCCCGCCCCTGGCCTAACCCTGGGGAAGCGGCCCTTGCAGGTGTGATGACATTGCGCACCCGGGAGGACGCCGCAACCCTGCGGCAGCACCTCGCGAGGCGTCCGCGTCGGGTACTCGTCATCGGCGCCGGGTTCATCGGGTGCGAGGTCGCGTCCGTCTGCCGCGAACTGGACCTGCCGGTCACGGTGGCAGAAGCTGGGCCGGCTCCGCTCGTCGCTGCTCTTGGCGGGGTGATCGGCGCAGTCGCCGGGGAGCTGCAGACAGACAATGGCGTGGACCTGCGGTGCGGGGTCCGCGTGCTGTCCCTTGAGGGTGACGCCACCGGACAGCTGTGCCGGGCCGTCCTCTCCGACGGGACAACGCTCCAGGTGGATGTGGCGGTCGCCGCGCTGGGCTCCGTCCGCAATGTCGAATGGCTTGCAGATTCCGGTCTCGCGTGCGGCGTCTGGGGTGTAGCGTGCGATGCCGGCTGCCGCGCGTTCGACGCCAACGGGCTGGTCACGGATGATGTGTTTGTCGCCGGCGACATAGCCCGCGCCCCGCAGCCGATGTACGGCTATCAATACCTCGCCGTCGAGCACTGGGGAAACGCCATCTCCCAGGCCGAGGTCGCGGCACACAACATGGTCAGCGGCGAGACCGAACGGTGGCCCCACTTGGAAGTGCCGAAATTCTGGTCAGTCCAATTCGGCACGGAAATAAAGAGCGTCGGAGTACCGTCGGTCGCCGATGAGGTGGCCATCGTCCAAGGATCGGTGGACACCAAGCGATTCCTGGCCGTCTATGGCTACAAGGGCCGCATCGTGGCGGCGGTGGCCTTCAACCAGAATAAGTGGCTCGACTTCTACGAACCCCTGATCGAGCAGGCCGCACCCTTTCCGCCGGCATTCCGCCACGTCGATGAGTCAGTCCAGGCCCGGCCCGAGCCGGCCGGCTTCAAGCCCGCTGTGAGCCCTACCCAGGACGCGACTGTCGTTGTGACCGGCCACGATCCCAATGAACGCCGCGCCAGGCTGACCAACACCGCAGCCGGTGAAACGCCGTCGCGGAGACCCGCGGAATCCACCCCCCGATTGAAGGAGGCTTCACCATGA
- a CDS encoding dihydrofolate reductase family protein: MRKLIYGMNLTLDGYIAAAGDDIGWSAPSDELFQWWHDQERASSLSLYGRKLWETMSSYWPTGDQQPNATPAEIEFARNWRDTPKVVFSSTIDKVDWNTRLVTGDAIAEITRLKAGDGGPMSVGGATLAGAAMRAGLIDEYALATHPVLVGGGTPFFTALDSWVNLNLVETRTFPGGVVLTRYETRR; encoded by the coding sequence GTGCGGAAACTGATCTACGGCATGAATCTGACCTTGGACGGCTACATCGCTGCGGCCGGCGACGACATCGGCTGGAGCGCGCCGAGCGACGAACTGTTCCAGTGGTGGCACGACCAGGAGCGGGCTAGCAGCCTGTCCCTTTACGGGCGCAAGCTCTGGGAGACCATGAGTTCCTACTGGCCGACCGGCGACCAGCAGCCCAACGCCACCCCGGCGGAGATCGAATTCGCGCGGAACTGGCGGGACACGCCAAAGGTGGTGTTCTCCTCGACGATCGACAAGGTCGACTGGAACACCCGCCTGGTCACCGGCGACGCGATCGCCGAGATCACCCGGCTCAAGGCCGGGGACGGCGGACCGATGAGCGTCGGCGGCGCAACGCTCGCCGGGGCGGCCATGCGGGCCGGGCTGATCGACGAATACGCGCTAGCCACCCATCCGGTCCTGGTGGGCGGCGGCACGCCGTTCTTCACTGCGCTGGACAGTTGGGTGAATCTGAATCTGGTGGAGACGCGGACGTTTCCCGGCGGCGTGGTCCTGACCAGGTACGAGACGCGACGCTGA